The proteins below come from a single Actinomycetota bacterium genomic window:
- a CDS encoding GntR family transcriptional regulator, whose amino-acid sequence MDAAPDTWPGTALDTGSDTAQSGVASLGRRRASRARLRREEVYADLRRRILAGDFPTRTRLAEEPLAALLEVSRTPVREALVRLHADRLLRRSSDGGYEVAEPDVTQLRDLYELRIALETRGLQRVLETGVPHDPAVMADLLTTWEGLQESPPAPDSQFVDFDEDFHVRLSIAAGNPLLTETLETVNARIRPVRMYDFLTADRIELTIVQHLAIIRAVIAGDIDEAVEQLRRNVGESMAVVERRAVHAITQMALHRGARP is encoded by the coding sequence ATGGATGCAGCTCCGGACACATGGCCGGGCACGGCTCTGGATACCGGTTCGGATACCGCCCAGTCCGGCGTCGCCTCACTGGGACGTCGTCGTGCCTCCCGGGCCCGGCTCCGACGCGAAGAGGTCTACGCCGACCTGCGCCGCCGGATCCTGGCCGGGGACTTCCCGACGCGGACCAGGCTCGCCGAAGAACCGCTCGCCGCCTTGTTGGAGGTGTCCCGGACCCCGGTTCGGGAGGCCCTGGTGCGGTTGCACGCCGATCGGCTGCTGCGACGTTCCAGCGACGGCGGCTACGAGGTCGCCGAGCCGGACGTCACCCAGTTGCGCGACCTCTACGAACTGCGCATTGCACTGGAAACCCGTGGCCTGCAACGGGTCCTGGAGACAGGGGTACCTCACGATCCCGCGGTGATGGCCGACCTGCTGACCACGTGGGAGGGCCTGCAGGAGTCGCCGCCGGCTCCGGACTCGCAGTTCGTCGACTTCGACGAGGACTTCCACGTCCGTCTCAGCATCGCCGCCGGCAACCCGCTGCTCACCGAGACCCTGGAGACCGTGAACGCCCGGATCCGTCCGGTGCGGATGTACGACTTCCTGACCGCAGACCGCATCGAGCTGACGATCGTGCAGCACCTGGCCATCATCCGTGCGGTCATCGCCGGTGACATCGACGAAGCAGTGGAACAACTGCGGCGCAATGTCGGTGAGTCGATGGCGGTAGTCGAACGGCGGGCGGTCCACGCCATCACGCAGATGGCGCTGCACCGGGGTGCTCGACCATGA
- a CDS encoding NUDIX domain-containing protein: MTGRQLVVGAAIIRDGRLLAARRVEPPELAGGWELPGGKVEPGEDDHTALVREIAEELRVHIQPGARIGGDWLPGDTYVLHVYLARLAVGAQPLPAEQHDAIQWVGLADFDAVAWLPGDVEPARTALRAAT; the protein is encoded by the coding sequence CTGACGGGCCGGCAGCTCGTCGTCGGGGCAGCGATCATCCGGGACGGTCGGTTGCTGGCTGCGCGGCGGGTCGAACCGCCGGAGCTGGCCGGCGGTTGGGAACTGCCTGGCGGCAAGGTCGAGCCGGGCGAAGACGACCACACCGCGCTCGTCCGCGAGATCGCAGAAGAACTCCGGGTACACATCCAGCCGGGGGCACGGATCGGCGGCGACTGGCTGCCCGGCGACACGTACGTCCTGCATGTGTACCTGGCGCGGCTGGCCGTGGGTGCCCAGCCGCTGCCGGCCGAGCAGCACGACGCGATCCAGTGGGTCGGCCTCGCGGACTTCGACGCGGTGGCGTGGCTTCCCGGTGACGTCGAACCGGCGCGTACGGCGTTGCGGGCGGCGACCTAG
- a CDS encoding DUF2510 domain-containing protein — protein MGPLAPAERVPTRRRTPDLTGPHVDESRQTGHPDRSGWYPDPWFTGQRRYWTGSEWTSDVFPEAVPGSTGDGVRPIDSTIAQYGPAPTARVWPPPPPPTWGTVTPAGDSRTAEVVSLGPPPKPGRPMGWVLAVIAVALVVLGGLVGLGVAALTRDRSEPSAAFRPSPRPTSPAPATSPPSTTSPSAPAPSGPAPSGTPTPPVPSGAPATAASLRDLVVRQSDVPSGYLVEPIPDGTQVDGTVTIDLCASARYPSEQLRSARLQVRAVDVLGGPGISTEAVAYRSTAATEQAFAEIAASARNCPDSRVTDSSGLPLVTTVGPLDDSSWGSTPGVQRLTYEVTTSSGDGDSARAVVYLRRGPLLLGLYFPSASGEQVAVEGRTTIPAIVKLFEQRLLRYAATGGVPSPTAPVPGASPSGRRTGMAA, from the coding sequence ATGGGGCCGCTGGCCCCGGCCGAGCGCGTGCCAACGCGTCGCAGGACGCCCGACCTGACAGGACCTCACGTGGACGAGTCGCGACAGACCGGCCACCCGGACCGGTCCGGGTGGTACCCCGACCCGTGGTTCACCGGCCAGCGTCGGTACTGGACGGGATCGGAATGGACCTCCGACGTCTTCCCGGAGGCAGTGCCGGGCTCCACGGGGGACGGCGTACGCCCGATCGACTCGACGATCGCGCAGTACGGTCCGGCGCCGACAGCGCGGGTCTGGCCGCCGCCGCCCCCGCCGACCTGGGGCACGGTGACCCCGGCCGGCGACAGCCGCACTGCCGAGGTCGTCTCGCTCGGTCCGCCCCCGAAGCCGGGACGGCCCATGGGATGGGTACTCGCCGTGATCGCCGTCGCGTTGGTCGTCCTCGGCGGCCTGGTGGGGCTGGGCGTCGCTGCGCTGACGCGGGACAGGTCCGAACCCAGCGCCGCATTCCGGCCGTCACCCCGGCCGACCAGCCCCGCGCCGGCGACGAGCCCGCCCTCGACCACGTCGCCGAGCGCACCGGCGCCGTCCGGTCCGGCGCCGTCGGGTACTCCGACGCCGCCGGTCCCTTCCGGTGCGCCCGCGACGGCGGCGTCGTTGCGGGACCTGGTGGTGCGGCAGTCCGACGTGCCCTCCGGCTACCTGGTCGAGCCGATCCCCGACGGGACGCAGGTCGACGGCACGGTGACGATCGACTTGTGCGCGTCGGCGCGCTACCCGAGCGAGCAGTTGCGTTCCGCGCGGTTGCAGGTCAGGGCCGTCGACGTCCTCGGTGGGCCGGGGATCAGCACGGAGGCAGTGGCGTACCGATCGACGGCGGCGACCGAGCAGGCGTTCGCCGAGATCGCTGCGTCGGCTCGCAACTGCCCGGACAGCAGGGTCACCGACTCCTCGGGGCTGCCGCTGGTGACGACGGTCGGCCCGCTCGACGACTCGTCCTGGGGGTCGACTCCGGGTGTGCAGCGACTGACGTACGAAGTGACCACGAGTAGCGGCGACGGCGACTCCGCCCGTGCCGTCGTCTATCTGCGCCGCGGACCGCTGCTGCTCGGCCTGTACTTCCCCTCGGCAAGTGGCGAGCAGGTCGCCGTGGAAGGACGAACGACGATTCCCGCGATCGTGAAGCTCTTCGAACAGCGACTGCTGCGGTACGCCGCGACCGGGGGCGTCCCGTCCCCGACCGCGCCGGTTCCGGGTGCCTCACCGAGCGGCCGGCGGACGGGTATGGCGGCGTAA
- a CDS encoding 4a-hydroxytetrahydrobiopterin dehydratase, with protein MPRLLDAAELERQLAGLPGWHGSSEMIRSAYTFPDFLTGIQAVGAAANEAEELNHHPDIDIRWRTVSFALSTHDSGGVTQLDIELAHRIHDSCTQVGGTTATG; from the coding sequence ATGCCGCGACTTCTGGACGCCGCCGAACTCGAACGCCAGCTGGCCGGTCTGCCCGGCTGGCACGGCTCCTCGGAGATGATCCGGAGCGCCTACACCTTCCCTGACTTCCTCACCGGCATCCAGGCCGTCGGGGCCGCGGCGAACGAGGCGGAAGAACTGAACCACCATCCCGACATCGACATCCGGTGGCGCACCGTGTCGTTCGCTCTGTCCACGCACGATTCGGGCGGGGTGACCCAGCTGGATATCGAGCTGGCGCATCGCATCCACGACAGTTGCACCCAAGTGGGTGGCACCACGGCCACCGGTTAG
- a CDS encoding PDZ domain-containing protein yields the protein MSDIRWPPSASTTVAPGPYPAAPPYLDATDTEPRPPDSPPPPGPGTSTGTAGRRRWSALAIAAAALLILGAAAGFGAGRAIFPSSATDPTASAFSPGRTSPLPGPGAGTVPGDVPPAERGSGGADSGGAGSGGTADGSAGSPSAAAAAVITPSIVNITTTINFGSGQAAGTGIVLTADGLVLTNNHVISGATTISAELASNGATYRATVVGYDKSHDIALIQLTKASGLSPATFAHDDVAIGDIVVGVGNAGGDGGAPSVAAGKVTGLNETITATDASDGSSETLHGLIETDAAIRSGDSGGPLVDTDGAVVGVNTAASAAATGQGPTNRRDAVQGYAIPSSVALGIAEQIRSGKATDTIHIGPTAFLGVQVAGAASGGVQIAGVVDGSAAAKAGLAAGDVLTTVDGTPVRDPNALSQVMNRLAPGDKVAVSWRDASGSHTATVTLTEGPAG from the coding sequence GTGAGTGACATCAGGTGGCCACCGTCGGCGTCGACCACGGTCGCGCCGGGGCCGTACCCCGCTGCCCCGCCGTACCTCGACGCAACCGACACCGAGCCCAGGCCGCCGGACAGCCCCCCACCGCCTGGGCCTGGGACCTCGACCGGCACGGCCGGCCGCCGCCGGTGGTCGGCGCTGGCCATCGCCGCCGCGGCGCTGCTCATCCTCGGTGCTGCCGCTGGATTCGGTGCGGGCAGGGCGATCTTCCCCTCGTCCGCAACGGATCCCACGGCGTCGGCGTTCAGCCCGGGACGGACCAGCCCGCTCCCCGGCCCGGGCGCCGGGACAGTTCCGGGCGACGTGCCGCCAGCCGAGCGGGGGTCGGGCGGGGCTGACTCGGGCGGGGCTGGCTCGGGCGGCACGGCCGACGGTTCCGCCGGCAGCCCGAGCGCGGCGGCGGCCGCCGTCATCACGCCATCGATCGTGAACATCACGACGACCATCAATTTCGGCTCTGGCCAAGCCGCCGGCACCGGCATCGTGCTGACGGCGGACGGGCTCGTGCTCACCAACAACCACGTGATCAGCGGCGCCACCACGATCTCGGCGGAGCTCGCGTCGAACGGCGCGACGTACCGCGCCACCGTGGTCGGCTACGACAAGTCTCACGACATCGCGCTGATTCAACTGACGAAGGCGAGCGGGCTGTCGCCGGCCACCTTCGCCCACGACGACGTGGCGATCGGGGACATCGTCGTCGGGGTCGGCAATGCCGGTGGCGACGGCGGGGCGCCCAGTGTCGCGGCGGGCAAGGTCACCGGGCTGAACGAGACGATCACCGCGACGGATGCCTCGGACGGCAGTTCCGAGACCCTCCACGGCCTTATCGAGACCGACGCAGCGATCCGCTCCGGTGACTCCGGTGGGCCGCTGGTCGACACCGACGGTGCCGTGGTCGGCGTCAATACCGCCGCCTCTGCTGCCGCCACGGGACAGGGTCCGACGAACCGGCGCGACGCGGTACAGGGCTATGCGATTCCCAGCAGCGTCGCACTGGGGATCGCCGAGCAGATCCGGTCCGGCAAGGCGACCGACACGATCCACATCGGGCCGACCGCATTCCTCGGAGTTCAGGTGGCCGGCGCGGCGTCCGGAGGTGTCCAGATCGCCGGCGTCGTCGACGGTTCGGCGGCAGCCAAGGCAGGACTCGCCGCCGGGGACGTGCTGACCACCGTCGACGGCACCCCGGTGCGCGATCCGAATGCGCTGAGCCAGGTCATGAATCGCCTGGCCCCCGGGGACAAGGTCGCGGTGAGCTGGCGCGATGCCAGCGGCAGCCACACCGCCACGGTCACCCTCACCGAAGGCCCCGCCGGCTGA